In Aliamphritea ceti, a single window of DNA contains:
- the thrS gene encoding threonine--tRNA ligase, which produces MKNDNALISITLPDESVRTFNGPVTVMDIAESIGAGLAKNTLAGEVNGQLFDSCDPITTDARVRIITPNESEGRAIIRHSCAHLLGQAVKQLFPDVKMVIGPVIEHGFYYDIWSERPFTTADLETIETRMRALIAANYTVEKQVLPRDEVIEVFKNRQEDYKVQLVEDMPDVASMALYYHQEYIDMCRGPHVPNTRFLPHFKLTKTSGAYWRGDSDKEQLQRIYGTAWSSKKELRAHLTMLEEAEKRDHRRLGKALDLFHFADEAPGAVFWHAKGWTLFQQLIEYMRRQQQSEGYEEVNTPDLMDRSLWETSGHWQNYRDQMYTQDTPDGRTLALKPMSCPGSVLMYGHGLKSYRDLPIRMAEFGKVHRYEPSGSLHGLLRVRHFTQDDAHIYCTLAQMQEECVRVIKLVLLIYRDFGFDNVKVKLSTRPDNRIGDDATWDVLEAALISSLQSESLAYQLNEGEGAFYGPKLEFTLSDSIGREWQCGTLQVDMNLPKRFDLEYVDEQGERQVPVMLHRALFGSLERFTGILIENYAGKLPVWLSPVQVAVLAISDKSNDYAQSLCQSFRQAGFRVEADCSKEKIGHKIRQYTLRKTPFMAIVGAREAETGMVSLRHLNGDSLGDFSLDAVIAYLNQAATPPDKSPRLNETAPVSCE; this is translated from the coding sequence ATGAAAAACGATAATGCCTTAATTTCTATAACACTTCCTGATGAATCAGTTCGTACGTTTAACGGACCCGTGACCGTTATGGATATTGCTGAAAGCATCGGCGCAGGGCTGGCTAAAAATACTTTGGCAGGAGAGGTGAATGGCCAGCTTTTTGATAGCTGTGATCCGATAACTACAGATGCACGGGTGCGTATTATTACCCCAAATGAAAGCGAAGGGCGGGCGATTATTCGTCATTCATGCGCACACTTGCTGGGCCAGGCAGTTAAACAATTATTTCCAGACGTCAAAATGGTTATAGGACCTGTTATTGAACATGGTTTTTACTATGACATATGGTCAGAGCGACCTTTTACGACGGCAGATCTGGAAACCATTGAAACACGAATGCGGGCTCTGATCGCTGCTAATTACACTGTTGAGAAGCAGGTTTTACCCCGGGATGAGGTGATTGAAGTATTTAAAAACCGTCAGGAAGATTACAAAGTTCAGTTAGTCGAAGATATGCCCGACGTTGCTTCAATGGCGCTTTACTACCATCAGGAATATATCGACATGTGTCGGGGGCCACATGTTCCCAATACGCGCTTTCTTCCACATTTTAAATTGACTAAAACATCAGGTGCATACTGGCGAGGGGATTCAGATAAGGAACAGTTGCAGAGGATTTATGGGACTGCCTGGTCAAGCAAAAAAGAGTTACGCGCGCATCTGACGATGCTGGAAGAAGCTGAGAAGCGTGACCATCGGCGTTTAGGTAAGGCATTAGATCTGTTCCATTTTGCTGATGAAGCCCCGGGAGCTGTGTTCTGGCACGCTAAAGGATGGACACTGTTTCAGCAGCTTATTGAATATATGCGCCGTCAGCAGCAGAGCGAAGGTTACGAAGAAGTAAACACACCTGACCTGATGGACCGAAGCCTGTGGGAAACGTCAGGACACTGGCAAAACTATCGTGACCAAATGTACACACAAGATACGCCGGATGGCCGAACTCTGGCGCTTAAGCCTATGAGTTGTCCTGGCAGCGTACTGATGTATGGCCATGGGCTGAAAAGTTACCGTGACTTGCCAATACGTATGGCTGAATTTGGCAAGGTACACCGCTATGAGCCGTCCGGTTCTTTACATGGTTTACTCAGGGTACGTCACTTCACACAGGATGATGCGCATATTTACTGCACCTTAGCTCAGATGCAGGAGGAATGTGTCAGGGTTATTAAGCTGGTGCTGTTAATTTATCGGGACTTTGGTTTTGATAACGTGAAGGTCAAATTATCCACACGGCCTGATAATCGTATTGGTGACGATGCTACATGGGATGTGCTGGAAGCGGCTTTGATCTCTTCACTGCAAAGTGAGTCACTGGCCTATCAGCTGAATGAAGGTGAAGGTGCCTTTTATGGTCCGAAACTGGAATTTACGCTGAGTGATTCTATTGGCCGTGAATGGCAGTGCGGTACTTTACAGGTAGACATGAATTTACCGAAACGATTTGATCTTGAGTACGTGGATGAGCAGGGCGAACGCCAGGTACCGGTAATGTTACATCGGGCTTTGTTTGGTTCGCTGGAGCGCTTTACAGGGATTCTGATTGAAAACTACGCCGGCAAACTGCCTGTCTGGCTGTCACCGGTTCAGGTGGCGGTACTTGCCATATCTGATAAATCTAATGATTACGCGCAAAGTCTCTGCCAATCATTCAGGCAGGCAGGTTTCCGCGTGGAAGCTGACTGTAGTAAGGAAAAAATTGGCCATAAGATCCGCCAGTACACGCTCAGAAAAACGCCTTTCATGGCAATCGTGGGCGCTAGAGAGGCCGAGACCGGAATGGTCAGCTTACGTCATTTGAACGGTGACAGTCTGGGGGATTTTTCTCTGGACGCAGTGATCGCGTATCTAAATCAGGCAGCTACGCCTCCAGATAAGTCACCCCGACTAAATGAAACCGCACCTGTTAGCTGTGAATAA
- a CDS encoding dihydroorotase: MATTLIKNAVIVNEGEVREADIRIKNQRIEYIADDIPAQQTDTVIDAKGCWLLPGMIDDQVHFREPGLTHKGCIATETRAAVAGGITSYMEMPNVNPSTTTVEAIEEKRAIANQNSVANYAFYLGATEHNLDEIKALDPSRSCGVKVFMGASTGNLLVENPTALEAIFRESPVLIATHCESGPVIAENLKKYQQSGRDITIHDHPIIRDAEACYTSSSYAVELAKKYASQLHVLHITTEKELSLFEPGPLHRKNITAEVCAHHLWFSDRDYEQLGNLIKCNPAIKSPQDRSALFQALSSNQIDIIATDHAPHTLAEKQTSYLQSPAGLPLVQDALLSLLEHVRQKRLTIQQVVEKVAHNPAIRYRVSERGFIREGYYADLVLVDPNKVTAASHQRALYHCGWTPFDGIEFSAQICATWVNGQQVYDGQQVSALPSVAKPLHFLS, encoded by the coding sequence ATGGCTACGACACTGATAAAAAATGCAGTCATCGTCAACGAGGGTGAAGTGCGTGAAGCTGATATTCGAATAAAGAATCAGCGGATTGAGTACATTGCTGATGATATTCCGGCACAGCAGACCGACACTGTTATCGATGCGAAAGGTTGCTGGCTGTTACCCGGAATGATTGATGATCAGGTACATTTCCGCGAGCCTGGATTAACACACAAAGGCTGTATTGCTACTGAGACTCGTGCGGCGGTTGCCGGCGGTATTACCAGTTACATGGAAATGCCGAATGTAAACCCTTCCACTACAACGGTTGAAGCCATTGAGGAAAAACGTGCGATAGCCAACCAGAATTCAGTCGCCAATTATGCGTTTTACTTAGGAGCTACCGAACATAATCTCGATGAGATCAAAGCACTGGACCCTAGCCGTTCATGCGGTGTGAAGGTTTTTATGGGCGCTTCTACGGGTAACCTTTTGGTTGAAAATCCAACCGCACTGGAAGCCATCTTTCGGGAAAGTCCTGTATTGATTGCAACCCATTGTGAAAGTGGGCCGGTTATTGCTGAGAACTTGAAAAAGTATCAGCAGTCCGGGCGTGATATTACAATTCATGACCATCCCATTATTCGGGATGCAGAAGCCTGTTATACATCATCTTCTTATGCTGTTGAGCTGGCAAAAAAGTATGCCAGCCAACTGCATGTGCTGCATATAACCACGGAAAAAGAACTAAGCCTTTTTGAGCCGGGTCCTCTGCATAGAAAGAATATTACCGCGGAAGTTTGTGCACATCATTTATGGTTTTCGGATAGAGACTATGAGCAGTTAGGCAATCTGATTAAGTGTAATCCGGCAATTAAGTCTCCGCAGGATCGCAGCGCACTGTTTCAGGCTTTAAGTAGCAATCAGATCGATATTATCGCGACAGATCATGCGCCTCATACATTAGCTGAAAAACAAACATCTTATCTGCAGTCGCCTGCAGGTCTGCCTCTGGTTCAGGATGCCTTATTAAGCTTACTCGAACATGTACGCCAAAAGCGCTTAACGATTCAGCAGGTGGTTGAAAAAGTAGCGCATAACCCGGCTATTCGTTATCGGGTTTCAGAACGCGGGTTTATTCGTGAGGGCTATTACGCAGATCTCGTATTGGTTGATCCGAATAAGGTGACAGCTGCGTCGCATCAACGTGCCTTGTATCACTGCGGGTGGACGCCATTCGATGGTATCGAGTTCTCTGCCCAAATCTGTGCAACCTGGGTGAATGGCCAACAGGTGTATGACGGCCAACAGGTATCGGCGCTGCCATCAGTTGCAAAACCACTGCATTTCCTGAGTTAA
- a CDS encoding helix-turn-helix domain-containing protein, whose product MDSWFYHRELYVNRLKAFCSEKDIIISSTSGSTVVAHAKVNRAEIDHSEEKGLELAYTVLCLCTAGGGATLRKNDQCSLNDVWKPGRVGLILPGRAAVGYTPKMHSITIAFDINEVPAYEGYKLQMHDLKSVQGQLFDDELVASVMHSLLHDADVNGSFSSFFYHGLSLVIHRLLTLSKAHSRESALSNLHNDPLVSVLNLIDERLDEDLHVNELAASVDMEPITFTRLFKREKGCTPYRYLTTRRMERAKVLLNANVSVTETALAVGYANPAKFASAFRRGAGVPPSEWKKRPDVCEYNA is encoded by the coding sequence ATGGATAGCTGGTTTTACCATCGGGAACTTTACGTAAACAGGCTGAAAGCATTTTGTTCAGAAAAAGATATTATTATTTCTAGCACTTCTGGCTCGACTGTTGTTGCGCATGCAAAAGTTAACCGTGCTGAGATTGATCATTCTGAAGAGAAGGGGCTGGAACTGGCTTATACCGTATTGTGTTTGTGTACCGCTGGTGGCGGGGCAACCTTACGCAAAAATGATCAATGCAGCTTGAACGATGTCTGGAAGCCTGGACGTGTCGGATTGATTTTGCCTGGCCGTGCAGCTGTTGGGTACACGCCAAAAATGCATTCGATCACAATTGCTTTTGATATTAATGAAGTACCGGCTTATGAAGGATATAAGCTGCAAATGCATGACCTGAAGTCAGTACAGGGACAGTTGTTTGACGACGAACTGGTGGCCTCAGTGATGCATTCTTTATTACACGATGCCGATGTGAACGGATCATTTTCCAGCTTTTTTTATCACGGTTTATCGTTAGTGATACACCGTTTACTTACATTATCTAAAGCCCATAGTCGGGAATCGGCGCTAAGTAATCTGCATAATGATCCGTTAGTCAGTGTATTAAATCTAATCGATGAACGTCTGGATGAAGACCTGCATGTGAATGAACTGGCAGCATCTGTGGATATGGAACCTATTACCTTTACCCGGCTTTTCAAGCGGGAAAAAGGCTGTACTCCTTATCGTTACCTGACTACCCGACGAATGGAGCGGGCCAAGGTGTTGCTTAACGCTAATGTATCGGTGACAGAAACAGCACTGGCTGTTGGTTATGCTAATCCGGCTAAATTTGCTTCGGCTTTCAGACGTGGTGCCGGAGTACCGCCTTCTGAGTGGAAGAAACGGCCGGATGTTTGTGAATATAACGCTTAA